One genomic window of Peromyscus maniculatus bairdii isolate BWxNUB_F1_BW_parent chromosome 2, HU_Pman_BW_mat_3.1, whole genome shotgun sequence includes the following:
- the LOC143271739 gene encoding uncharacterized protein LOC143271739 — MSSFLETAEELEEFFKDIFEGCGEQEKTTGDFQQGSSIPEMAKDRKFYGDQMTDSQYQINHYGQMTSSSAEDIYRGQQEILGGEYSLHGYLTAICRGDPILCADPQVTSPIGGQPLYDWQMQTPGFKTSHHGNKKTNSSEEENLFLSPEKTASFEDTFHFGQMEMTPVDDNVCPGQKRSPKVEGTHSPQRTSSGNQTPYVCGSAYPSSSFLDQIQPLGSFSVFPSGQGHFPQEKSDPDTPNHMSQKKDHRLKRYFCSFQKCDKAYTSLFHLKDHMRKHTGEKPYACKELGCPWTFFRSVDLRRHQSKHSGERPYFCAMCNKNFSRLNYLNKHQMICSRSSPKG; from the coding sequence ATGTCCTCCTTTCTTGAAACAGCTGAGGAACTTGAAGAGTTCTTCAAGGATATCTTTGAAGGCTGTGGGGAACAGGAAAAAACCACAGGTGATTTTCAGCAAGGTTCCAGCATTCCTGAGATGGCCAAGGATAGGAAGTTCTATGGAGATCAGATGACAGACTCCCAATACCAGATAAACCATTATGGTCAGATGACATCATCCAGTGCTGAGGATATCTACAGAGGTCAGCAGGAAATCCTAGGTGGTGAATACTCCCTCCATGGGTATCTGACAGCAATCTGCAGAGGTGATCCAATTCTCTGTGCAGATCCTCAGGTGACAAGTCCAATCGGTGGCCAGCCTCTCTATGACTGGCAGATGCAAACTCCTGGATTTAAAACAAGTCATCatggaaacaagaaaacaaactctaGTGAAGAGGAGAACCTGTTCCTGTCTCCTGAGAAAACTGCCAGTTTTGAAGACACTTTCCACTTTGGTCAGATGGAGATGACACCTGTAGATGATAATGTCTGCCCAGGTCAGAAGAGATCACCCAAAGTTGAAGGAACCCACAGTCCTCAGAGAACTTCATCTGGTAACCAAACCCCATATGTATGTGGATCCGCATACCCTTCAAGTTCCTTTTTGGACCAAATCCAACCTCTGGGGAGcttttcagtttttccttcagGCCAAGGACATTTTCCACAAGAGAAGTCAGACCCGGATACTCCTAATCATATGTCCCAGAAGAAGGATCACAGGTTGAAACGATATTTCTGTTCCTTCCAGAAATGTGATAAAGCTTACACAAGTTTATTCCACCTCAAAGACCATATGAGGAAACACACTGGGGAGAAGCCTTATGCGTGCAAAGAGCTTGGATGCCCATGGACCTTTTTCAGGTCAGTAGATCTCAGAAGACACCAAAGCAAGCACAGTGGGGAGAGGCCCTACTTTTGTGCCATGTGCAACAAGAACTTTTCCAGATTGAATTACCTCAACAAACACCAGATGATCTGTAGTAGATCTTCTCCCAAAGGTTGA